In Flavobacterium piscisymbiosum, the sequence ACAGATTAAAAGATTAAAAGGATTTTTAAAATCTGTATAATCATTTTTATCTGTGGCTAACTTTTTTAAATTCTTATCGAATTTTGCGGCCAAAAAACAAAGCCCGCCAAGAAATAAATCTTAGCGGGCTTTGCGTATCCCGATAGCTATCGGGATTGCGCTCTTTGCGGTTAAATTCTTTTAAAAAAAACTACAATTTCAAGGTACCTTCAATACCGTCATCCATTGTTTTTCCGGTTACAAAAGCAGTGGCCATTTTAGCAATTGCGACCATTTTTCCGTTTTTGTTATTCCAGTAATAACCGTCTTCCGGAACTACTTTTATAACACTTAAATTCGGATCATCTTCGCCTTCCGGCATCCAAACTTTCACAATAGGATCGTATAATTCTTTGATTGTTTCCCTGTCGTACGAGATACTTGCGGTTCCGTGTAAGGTTAGAAATTTATCGTGTGGTTCAGAGAAAAATAACTCTACCTGAGGATTAAGGCTAATCTCAGCGTTATGACTGCTGTTTCTGTCGGATAAAAACCAAAGCTGACCTAAATCATCAATTTTTTGAACAGACATTGGTCTTGATTGTAATCTGTATTCGTTATAAGTGCAAAACATACACGTTTTAATGTTTTCTGCCAGATCTTTTATTTTATCTACAGCAAATTCGTTCGTAAGGTCTTTATGATCTCCCATGACTTTATTTTTTATGATTTATTAAATAGTTTTTCGATTAAAGTTCTCATTTCCTGAGCACTATAATAAAGTTTTAAATTAGAACTTCATAATAGTAAAGTTGCTGATTTTATGGCTTTTGGGCTTACACAATTAGATTTAAAAATTATGAGATTTCAATTACTAATTTTTTAGACGATAATCTAAAAGCCATTGATTTATCTATAAATTTGGTTATCTTTGAAGAAGATAAATACCCAAAATACCAAATGACTGATTTTACTATATTTTATACTGATGATGACGAAGATGATTTGAGCATTTTTACCGATGCAGTAGAATCATTACCAAAAAAAATACAACTTCAGACCTATTCTGGAGGCGAAAAGTTACTGAATGCTATCTACAATCCGCCGCCAACACCACATATAGTTTTTTTAGATTTGAATATGCCGGGTAAAAACGGATTTGATGTATTGACTGAATTGAGAAGTTCAGAAATGAAAAATGACATTCCGGTAATTATTTTCTCGACTTCAAATGAACCAAGTATAATCGAAAGATGTCGTGCATTAGGGGCTAATTACTTCATAACAAAGCCTGTTTTAATGAAAGATATTGTAAAATCTATCGAACATGCGCTGGAAATCGATTGGGAAAAATTCAATCCAACCGATAAAAACTTTGTTTATAAAACTTAGTAAAATGTTATAATTCAGGAATATAAATATCAAAAGTGGCGCCTTGGCCTTTTTCGCCACTTGCCGTGATAATTCCTTTATGGTTTTCTACAATCTTTTTTACAATTGCAAGGCCAATTCCGGTTCCTGCAAATTCAGTTTCTGTATTCAGACGTTTAAAAACTTCGAAAATACGTTCTTTGTATTCGGCTTCAAAACCAATTCCGTTATCTGAAATTTTAAGATGATAGTAAATTCTTTCAGGATAGTTTACATCCTGTTTAATACTTTTTCCTTTGATTCTTTCCGCACTAATCTCAATTACCGGAGTAACATTCTTCTTAGAAAATTTAAGAGCATTTCCCACCAGATTATGCAGCAATTGCCTAAACTGAAACGGAATAATTGTGACTTCACCCAAAGGATGAAAATTAACGCGAGCGTTTTTTTCCTCGATACGGTCAGAGAAATCACTTAGTATTTCCTCTGCAATATCATCTAAGTTCGTTTTTACAAAGATTCTTTCGGCAGAGTTGGTTCTGGAATATTCTAATAAATCCTGAATTAAAGTCTGCATTCTTTTGGCGGAAACTTCAATACGGCTTAAATAAGTTTTGGCTTTCGCCGAAATATTCTGCTCGTCTAAATCAGATAATCGACTGGCAAAAGTTTGAATTTTACGTAACGGTTCCTGCAAATCGTGGCTCGAAATATAAGCGAAAGACTGCAGCTCGATATTCATATTAATCAGATCCTTATTTTTAAGTTCAAGTTGTGCTGTACGTTCCTGAACTTCTTTTTCAAGTTTCGAGGTAAAATCTTTTTGGTCCTGAATATCCGTGCTCGTACCAACCCACATTTGAATTTTTCCTTCAGCATCTTTCTGAGCCATCGCCCTGCTTAATTGCCACCTGTATTCGCCATCATAACGACGAAAACGATGCTCTAATAAAAAGTCATTTCCGGTTTTTATGGCTTCCATCCAACCATTAACATTGGCTTCGCGATCTTCTGGATGTACAATTTGCAGCCAGCCTTTTTTTTCAATTTCATCAACAGGAATTCCGGAATAGGTATAAACAGATTCATTAAAATAATTCAAATTTCCCAGCGCATCACTTGTCCAGATATGCTGTGGCATAGAATCAGCAAGCAATCTGAATTTTTCTTCGCTTTTAATCAAAGTTTCCTGGCTGTTTTTTTCGTCAGTAATATCCATTATGGTACCCAGCATTTTTACTGGATTATTATCTTCGTCAAAAAATATCTTACCGTGAGCTTTTATCCAGCTAATAGAATCATCAGGTTTAATAACTCGTGCCTCATATTTGTAAATACTGGTTTTAAGAGCCACCTTATACGCTTCTTCTAAAATAGGCTGATCATCAGGATAAATCTGACTTCGAATTTCTGCTCGTGTTATTTTTACCGTTTTATCATGCCCAAAAATAGGACCAAGGTTTTCTGAGTATATTAAATCCTGAGTCGCAAGATTGACATCCCAAGTTGCAATTTCGGCAATTTCAACCGCTAATCTGGCGCGTTCTTCGGCATCTTCGACCTTTTTTCGGGCTTCAACTTTTGAGGTTACATCATTTACCGTAACCATAACTCCAGACGCTTCTCCTTCTTTTTCCAGTAACGGAGTATATTGATAATCAAGATAAAACTTCTTAAGTTTTCCTTTAATATTTACATAAGCAACAGCTTCATTTTCGCGAACAATTTTCTTGTTTAATATAACCTGATCCAGTAATTCAGGATATTTTTGTTCTAATAATTCGGGGAATACCTCAATGATGGGTTTTCCAATAGTTTCTTTTTTCTTTTTCTGCCAGATGGTTTTCATCATGGTATTATTGGCCATTTCGATAATATGGTCTTTTCCTCTAAAAATGGCCATTGCAATAGGAGAATCCATAACTAAATTACGAAAAGCTTTTTCGCTTTGTGTCAATAGATAACGCGCTTTTACGGCTTTAGTAACTTCGTGGGTCACAATAATAACCCCCACAATATTATTTTCCTCTTTTAAAGGATGAAAAACAAGATTAAAATAACAAACTTCCTGTTTGCCATAACGATTTAAAGTAACCTCTAGTTCATCTGAATAGTAAGGAATTCCGTCTTCATAAACTTTTGAAAGCAATGGATAGACCGTATCTCTACTTTCAGGAACAGTAGTGAAAACGGGTTTGTCCAGAATGTCTTCTTCTGTTTTATCGATTATCTGAAGATAAGTAGCATTAGCCATTTCGACAATCAGATCAGCGCCTTTAAGAATGGCAATCCCAAGCGGAAGCTGTTTTACGGTATTTCTAAATCGCTTTTCGCTTTCCTCAACGGCCGTTCTGGCGATTACCTGTATCGTAACATCATTTGCAATGGCAACAATTCCTGATATAGTTCCGTCTGACTCTTTTAGTGCTTCATAAACCACATTAATAAACGTGTTTACAATCTTGCCTTTTCTGGTTAGTTTCACCGGAAGTTCATAAGCAGTAAATCGTTCTCCTGTGTTATAAACGTTCAGTAAAACATCTTCTAATCCCTGACCGGTCACTTCCGGCAATGCTTCAAAAATTGGCCTGTTGATGACTTCTTCAATTTTTCGCTCCCAAATTTCGAGCATCAGTTCGTTTGCAATTTCTACAACATAATCTTTTCCACTAAAAATGCACATGGCATTAGGAGTTTGCAAAATATTATTGCGATAACGTTCATTACTGTTTTCCAGTTTTTTACGAATGTTAACTTTGCTGGTGGTTTCATCGCAAATAACCAGAACGCCATTTATTTTTCCTTCATCATCGTTTACAGGACTGTAACTAAAGGTCCAGTAAACATCTTCCATTTTTCCGTTTCTGTAAATAGGCAAAAGTTGGTCTTCGTGCCAGGTTGCTTCGCCTTCGATAAGCACCTGATCGATTAATGGTTTTATAAAATCCCATATTTCCGGCCAATATTCGGCGCCTTTTTGCCCCAATATAGCAGGATGTTTTCCATCGTTTCCAAGACTTGGACGATAGGCATCATTATAAAAACAAATATGATCCTGTCCCCAAAACAAGAACATTGGGAACTTTGAGTTTAAAAGTATTCCTAAAGTAGTACGCAAACTTTGCGGCCATGATTCAACAGGACCAATCGAAGATTTGCTCCAGTTTTTAGCACGTGTTAGCGCGCCCATTTCGCCTCCTTTGGCAAGAAAATCGTGATTTTTAGTACTCATTAAGTTATTTTTTGTCTCTGGTTAAAACAAGAAAGTATAGATAATAAATGTAATAATTCTAATATTGGTTTTTTAGAGAATTGTTAAAATTAGTAAAATAATTATTGATTTGTTTTTGATTTTTTGAATGAGGTAATTTTTAAATCTATTGAGTTAATTTTATTTGTAATCAATCATGAAATTTGAATTAACAATAGATTTGAAAAAATCTTAATACAATAAAGTCATGAAAAAAGAGCAAAAACACGAAACCGACTATATCAAAAAATATCAGGACGAAGGTTATACTTCTAATTTTTTATTCGATGCAGGGACCTTGTTAGACTCCGAAACAAAATATGCTTATCAGCCCAATGAAATTTTTATTGTAGCGCATCACCGTTACGAAGGAATGAGTGATCCGGATGATATGTCAATTTTGTATGTAATCGAGACAAAAGATCAGATAAAAGGAACACATTTAATAGGTTATGGCCCAACGGCAGACCTTGAAGAAGCCGAATTTTTTAAAGATATCCCAAAGGCAAATTATGCCAAAAACGCCGATATCAATGAACTTACATAAGAAAAGAAAATAGATTAGTATTTTTTTATTTTGCTGGGGAGCAGTTGTTCCGGATTTATCCGGGGCAGCTGCTTTTGTTTTTTTTTAAGGTTCTGAGTTGCTGAGGGGCTAAGGATCTAAGTTTTTTTCTTGCCGCTAAGGCGCTAAGGCGCAAAGAATTTAATTGCTATACGTTGTAATTAATCTCGCAATCCCGATAGTGGCCAATGTCATTAAGTTAAGGAAAAATCTATAAAATTACTTAACCGTTTAATCAAGAAAGTAATTATAAAAATCCGTTTTTATCCGCGTTTTCGCTTTATCGAATCAGTGAAATCAGCGTCTAATTTTGACGCGGATAAAACAGATTTACTTCGTAAAAACGCGGATAGAAACGGATTTGATTTGCAATAATTTTATTTTCTAAAAGCTTAACTTAATGAAACTGCGATAGTGGCCGGGCGCGAAGTCGCAAAGCTTTGATTTTTCTTTTCGTTTTTTTCTTTGCGACTTCGCGCCTTTGCGAGAGATTTTTACAATCCAAATTCAAAAAAAACTTGCGAGAAATTTTGACAATCCTATTCAAAATAAACTTTGTGCCTTAGCGCCTTCGTGGCAAAAAACAAAATGTCTTCGAGGTAAAAAACAGCCCTTGTAATAATTATGAAATATCTGACTGAAATTGTATAAAGCTTTGATTAACAATATTTCTGAAATTTGAATTATCAAAATAAGATAAAAAACCAAAGTTATGTTTTGTACGTAAATAAGTACGAACCAGTTTATTAAAATCAAGTCATTATGAAAAAACTTTACTTAAATACAGGAGGATTTAATGCTATTTTTAACGATCTTAAAGATAGTTTTAACGGTGAATTAATAGCCAATAATAACGAATACAGCCTGACTTTTAAGTCAAAATGGGCAAAAGGAACTATTAGTGGTGTTTGTTTTGAAAATAAAATATCTCACATGCATTTTGACCTTGTATTTAATGAAGATGTTTCTTTAAGTGTAGAAGCTTTTGAATCTGCTCCGGTACTTTTTGCTTATTGCGAGAACGGGAATTTAGCACATAGTTTTGGTGCTAATGGTGATAAAAAAAGCCTTAAAAAGAACCAAACCGGGGTTTTAAGCAATACATCAGTTATAAATAGTGTTTTGTATTTTGAAAGCCATAAACACATTGTGTTTTCTCTAATCGGAATTCCGACAACGGTTTCTGCTGAAGATCAGAATTTTGGAATGATGACACAATTGAAGAAAAGGTTTATGAACGAGTCAGGAAATTATATTTATGTAGGACCCGGGAATTTGAAAATCGCTCAAAAATGGCAGGAATTAAAAACACTTCCTCAACAGGGAATTGTTAGAAACTTGCTTAAAAAACTAATTCTGAAAGAGATTATCGAGATGGAGATAGCCCAACATAGTTACAATTACATGAGTACGTTTGATCCTATTGTAAATTTAGCAGCAAGACAAATTAATGAGATTAAAAGAATTTCGCAAATGAATATTTCTGAAGTTATTAGTGCTGCAGGATTAGCCAGCCGACACTATTTGCCACGTATTTTTAAAGAAAAATACCATTTATCATATAAGCCATTCAATCAAAAATTAGCTAGCTAATAAGCATTATATATACCACTTCTTTACGAAAAAAAAACAGCTTTTCTACGAGCTGTTTTTTTTATGTTTTGAATTGTGGTAAATGGCACACGGATTGGCGCGGATTTTTATAATGTAAACTTAAACAAGCTTTGTGTCTTAGAATTAGATGAAAATAGGCCACGGATGACACGGATTTGCTTCGCAAAAACACGGATTGACGCGGATTTTTATGATGTAAACTTAAACAAGCTTTGTATCTTAGAATTAGATAAAAATAGGCCACGGATGACACGGATTTGCTTCGCAAAAACACAGATTGGCGCGGATTTTTATTTTGAGTCTTTGTAATTTATAATAGAAAAAGCTTAGCGACTTAGTGCCTTCGTGGCAAAAAGAAAAACTTAGAACCTTAGCATCTTAGAATCTCAGTATTTTAGAGTCTCAGCACCTTTAATCCTAACTCTCTTTCTCATAATAAATAATAAAATACACCATAATCAAATTCAGGCATAACGAGACGCTGTTGGTAATTATGATAGGCAAATCTTTTTTTAAAATGCCATAAATAATCCAAACCAAAATCCCGAAAGTGAGTATACCAAAGGTTTTAAGTGATATTTGTTTCACTTTTTTAGTTTTCCAGACTTTAATAATCTGCGGAACCACTGATATTGTAACACAGGTTCCGGCGAAGAGTCCAACAATATCTATTAAGTTCATTTCTTTTTAAGTTACTGAGTTACTAAGTTTCTAAGTTGCTGAGTTTTTTAATCTCGCAATCCCGATAGCTATCGGGTGCAAAGTTTTTTTGTTTTTGAGTTACTAAGTTCTGAGATACTAAGTGGCTGATTTTTTTTTAAGTGCATGAATTAAAGCTTAGTAACTTAAAGACTTAGCAACTTAGCATCTTTTTTTTTAAAACTATCCCCCAATCATTTCACCGCCATTAATATGAATAAATTGTCCGGTGATATAACTGCTGTCTTCGCAAGCCAGGAATACATAAGCCGGAGCAACTTCAGAGGGCTGACCGGCTCTTTCCATTGGATTGTCTTTTCCAAAATCAGATAAATTATCGAAACTCGCCACAATCAGCGGAGTCCATATTGGGCCGGGAGCTACTCCGTTTACACGGATTTTTTTCCTGGCAAGCATGGTCGATAATGATCTGGTAAAACTTACAATTGCACCTTTTGTACTGGCGTAATCTGCAAGATGTTCGCTGCCGCGATACGCTGTGACTGAACTTGTATTGATTATAGTATCGCCTTCTTCTAAAAATGGAAGCGCGGCTTTTGTAATATAAAAATAAGGATATATATTGGTTTCGAATGTTTTATGAAGTTGTGCGGCGGTTATGTCTTCCAGTTCGGTTTGAGGGAATTGTACTGCGGCATTATTTACTACAATGTTTAGTTTTTTAAAGTGCGTATGGCATTTTTTTACGGCACTTTTGCAAAATTTCTCATCCTTCAAATCTCCACTAATAATCAGGCATTCTCGCCCTTCTTTTTCAATTAGTGCTTTGGTATCTTTGGCATCTTTGTCTTCTTTAAGGTAAACAATGGCAATATTGGCACCTTCTCGGGCAAAATGTACGGCAACACTTCGTCCAATACCGCTATCGCCTCCGGTTATAAAAGCTACTTTTCCTAAAAGTTTTCCGCTTCCAACATAGTTTTCTCTTATTACTTCAGGTTCCGGATGCATTAGATGTTCGTTGCCCGGAAGGTTTTGTTTTTGTTCGGGAAATGTTTTCGTCTTTTTCATAACTTGTAATTTTAAAGCAATTAATCTGACCCTAAAATAGTTAATGATAATTCAAGTCATTAACCGAAAGAAATTTAAGATTATCGCAATAAAGAAGCGTTATATAATTTGAATATTGAACATGGGAATTATGTAACGAATTAAATTTTCAATAAAAGTGCTGTTTCTTTTTTTTTTATAAATTTGAAGGTTTGACTGTCGTTATTTAAAATAGGATCAGATGTTTTAAATGAGATATTCAAAGTAATTTTCAAACTAAAAACAAATTTTAATTCAATAAAACTTTACTCCCCCAACCAGTATGGTATTAATCGTTGACGATATAAAGGCAAATATTATTGCCTTGAAGAAAACATTAGAGCTACATGATATTGATGTAGATACTGCCGAGTCTGGTGAAGAAGCCCTTAAAAAAATTTTAAAGACAGATTATTGCCTGATCATCATGGATGTTCAGATGCCGGGACTTGACGGTTTTGAAGTCGTGAAAATTCTCTCGGGTAATAAACGAACCAAAGACATTCCGGTTATTTTTCTATCGGCGCTTAATATCGAAAAAAAGTATATTTTTAAAGGATATGAAACCGGAGCTGTCGAATACATTACCAAACCTGTCGACAGTGATTTGCTGATTTTGAAAGTAAAAACCTTTTTAAAACTATACGAACAGCAAAGAGAATTAAAAGGCATAAAAGAACTTCTTTCTAAAGAGATTATCATAAGAAAAGAAGCTCAGGATAATCTCGAAATTAAAATCGCTGAAAGAACCAAAGAACTGGTTTTGAAAAACGAAGAATTAGAGATGAAAAATCACGAACTGCAGCAATTTTCCTGGGTAGTTTCGCACGATTTAAATGAACCCATAAGAAAGATCCAAATCTTTATAAAAATCATCAAAGAACTTTATCTGGCCGATGACGCAAAGGCAGTTGATTATGTAAATCGTACCATAAAATCGGCTGAAAGAATGCAGACTTTAATTACCGATTTATTGGCTTACTCAAGATTATCGTCGCAGGTAAAACCCGAAGTAACAGATTTGAATGTGGTACTGCAGGAAGTTTTATCTGATTTTGATTATTTAATCGAAAGAAAAAACGCTACTATAAAATCGAATGAACTTCCTACGATAGATAGTATTCCGAGTCAACTAAGGCAGGTTTTTCAGAATTTGATAGGGAATGCCTTAAAATTCTCCGGAAATTCGCAACATCCCTTAATCGAAATAACTTCGGAAATCATTTTGGATAAATCGTTTGAGAGTCCAACTTCCCCGGAAGGGAAATTTTGCAGAATTACAGTAAAAGATAACGGAATTGGTTTTGATGAAATTTATCTGGACAGGATATTTATTATTTTCCAAAGTTTAAACGATCGCCAGTCATACGAAGGAACCGGAATAGGATTGGCAATTGCAAAAAAAATCATAGAAAAACACAACGGATTAATTACGGCAAAAAGTCAGGTAGGACAGGGCGCAAGCTTTATTATCATCCTCCCTTTAAAATACGAATAAATATAACCAAAAAAC encodes:
- a CDS encoding SDR family oxidoreductase — protein: MKKTKTFPEQKQNLPGNEHLMHPEPEVIRENYVGSGKLLGKVAFITGGDSGIGRSVAVHFAREGANIAIVYLKEDKDAKDTKALIEKEGRECLIISGDLKDEKFCKSAVKKCHTHFKKLNIVVNNAAVQFPQTELEDITAAQLHKTFETNIYPYFYITKAALPFLEEGDTIINTSSVTAYRGSEHLADYASTKGAIVSFTRSLSTMLARKKIRVNGVAPGPIWTPLIVASFDNLSDFGKDNPMERAGQPSEVAPAYVFLACEDSSYITGQFIHINGGEMIGG
- a CDS encoding PAS domain S-box protein translates to MSTKNHDFLAKGGEMGALTRAKNWSKSSIGPVESWPQSLRTTLGILLNSKFPMFLFWGQDHICFYNDAYRPSLGNDGKHPAILGQKGAEYWPEIWDFIKPLIDQVLIEGEATWHEDQLLPIYRNGKMEDVYWTFSYSPVNDDEGKINGVLVICDETTSKVNIRKKLENSNERYRNNILQTPNAMCIFSGKDYVVEIANELMLEIWERKIEEVINRPIFEALPEVTGQGLEDVLLNVYNTGERFTAYELPVKLTRKGKIVNTFINVVYEALKESDGTISGIVAIANDVTIQVIARTAVEESEKRFRNTVKQLPLGIAILKGADLIVEMANATYLQIIDKTEEDILDKPVFTTVPESRDTVYPLLSKVYEDGIPYYSDELEVTLNRYGKQEVCYFNLVFHPLKEENNIVGVIIVTHEVTKAVKARYLLTQSEKAFRNLVMDSPIAMAIFRGKDHIIEMANNTMMKTIWQKKKKETIGKPIIEVFPELLEQKYPELLDQVILNKKIVRENEAVAYVNIKGKLKKFYLDYQYTPLLEKEGEASGVMVTVNDVTSKVEARKKVEDAEERARLAVEIAEIATWDVNLATQDLIYSENLGPIFGHDKTVKITRAEIRSQIYPDDQPILEEAYKVALKTSIYKYEARVIKPDDSISWIKAHGKIFFDEDNNPVKMLGTIMDITDEKNSQETLIKSEEKFRLLADSMPQHIWTSDALGNLNYFNESVYTYSGIPVDEIEKKGWLQIVHPEDREANVNGWMEAIKTGNDFLLEHRFRRYDGEYRWQLSRAMAQKDAEGKIQMWVGTSTDIQDQKDFTSKLEKEVQERTAQLELKNKDLINMNIELQSFAYISSHDLQEPLRKIQTFASRLSDLDEQNISAKAKTYLSRIEVSAKRMQTLIQDLLEYSRTNSAERIFVKTNLDDIAEEILSDFSDRIEEKNARVNFHPLGEVTIIPFQFRQLLHNLVGNALKFSKKNVTPVIEISAERIKGKSIKQDVNYPERIYYHLKISDNGIGFEAEYKERIFEVFKRLNTETEFAGTGIGLAIVKKIVENHKGIITASGEKGQGATFDIYIPEL
- a CDS encoding pyridoxamine 5'-phosphate oxidase family protein translates to MGDHKDLTNEFAVDKIKDLAENIKTCMFCTYNEYRLQSRPMSVQKIDDLGQLWFLSDRNSSHNAEISLNPQVELFFSEPHDKFLTLHGTASISYDRETIKELYDPIVKVWMPEGEDDPNLSVIKVVPEDGYYWNNKNGKMVAIAKMATAFVTGKTMDDGIEGTLKL
- a CDS encoding hybrid sensor histidine kinase/response regulator translates to MVLIVDDIKANIIALKKTLELHDIDVDTAESGEEALKKILKTDYCLIIMDVQMPGLDGFEVVKILSGNKRTKDIPVIFLSALNIEKKYIFKGYETGAVEYITKPVDSDLLILKVKTFLKLYEQQRELKGIKELLSKEIIIRKEAQDNLEIKIAERTKELVLKNEELEMKNHELQQFSWVVSHDLNEPIRKIQIFIKIIKELYLADDAKAVDYVNRTIKSAERMQTLITDLLAYSRLSSQVKPEVTDLNVVLQEVLSDFDYLIERKNATIKSNELPTIDSIPSQLRQVFQNLIGNALKFSGNSQHPLIEITSEIILDKSFESPTSPEGKFCRITVKDNGIGFDEIYLDRIFIIFQSLNDRQSYEGTGIGLAIAKKIIEKHNGLITAKSQVGQGASFIIILPLKYE
- a CDS encoding response regulator, with protein sequence MTDFTIFYTDDDEDDLSIFTDAVESLPKKIQLQTYSGGEKLLNAIYNPPPTPHIVFLDLNMPGKNGFDVLTELRSSEMKNDIPVIIFSTSNEPSIIERCRALGANYFITKPVLMKDIVKSIEHALEIDWEKFNPTDKNFVYKT
- a CDS encoding SemiSWEET family sugar transporter, whose amino-acid sequence is MNLIDIVGLFAGTCVTISVVPQIIKVWKTKKVKQISLKTFGILTFGILVWIIYGILKKDLPIIITNSVSLCLNLIMVYFIIYYEKES